A region of the Bryobacteraceae bacterium genome:
TGGCGGACCCACGGAAGAGGTCCGCACGCCGGTGAAGGCCCCGGCGCGGGTGCGGCTCCAGCGCAACGGCGACGTGATCTCGTTTGAAGTGGCGCGCCCGGGCGGCCTGTTCCAGCCGGGCGGAGCGCTCACGGTGAAGCTGCCGGAGACGGTGTATGCGGGCCTTGCCGTGTGCTCCCATGACAACGCGGACTCGCAGACGGCGGTCTTCCGCAACGTCGAAGTGGAACGGGACGGCGTGGTGAGTGAGAAGGACCGCGTGGTGGAGTCGACCCTTGAGGTCGTCGATATCCGCACGGGCGAACGGCGGATCGTGCGGCGCGCGCTGGAGCACTTCGAAGCGCCCAATTGGACGCCGGACGGAAAAGCGCTCGTCTACAACGGCGGCGGGCGGATCTGGCGGGTTCCGGTGGAGGGCGGCGCACCCGAACTGATCCCGACCGGCGAGGTGCGCTGCAACAACGACCACGTGATCTCGCCCGATGGAAAATGGCTCGCGATCAGCGGCAGCGTGGGCAGGGACCCTTCAAAGATCTACATCGTCCCCATCAGCGGCGGAACGCCGCGGCTGGTGACCGCGAAAGGGCCGTCCTACCTGCACGGATGGTCGCCGGACGGCAAGAGGCTCGCCTATTGCGCCGATCGCAACGGCAACTTTGACATTTACGAGATCGGCGTGGAAGGCGGCGAGGAGAAGCGGCTGACCGATGCGCCCGGACTGGACGACGGGCCGGAATACTCACCGGACGGGCGGCTGATCTACTTTAACAGCGAGCGCACCGGACTGATGCGGATCTGGGGGATGAACGCCGACGGAAGCGGCCAGCGGATGATTTCCCAGGGGCCGGAGTCGGCCGACTGGTTTGCGCACTTCTCGCCCGACGGCAAGTGGATCTGCTACCTAAGCTACGAAAAGACCGTGCAGGGGCACCCGCCCAACAAGGACGTCGTGATCCGGCTGGCCGAGGCAAGCGGAGCCAACCCGCGCGTGCTGGTGACGCTGTTCGGCGGGCAGGGGACCATGAACGTGCCTAACTGGTCGCCCGATTCGACACGGTTCGCCTTTGTCAGCTACCGGCTGGTCAAGAAGAAGTAGCCCGGCGGGGAAGGAGGCGCGGAGGAGATACGCCCCGTTCCAGGCGCCGGGCTGTCGGGAGTGCTCTGACAGACTGGCTGTGTTTATGTGCCGCCCGCCGGGCGGCATGCAGCTCAACGCGCTCAGGAGAAGCCGCCACGGGGAATGCAGCCGCCGCCGCCCGACGAGGACGTCGAAGAGCCGCCAATGGCACAGGCAGAGACTTCGCGCCGCACGTTCCGGCTCCCGCAGACGGGACACTCCAGGTTCAGATCCGCTTCGCTCATGCGGCGAAGCTGTTCATACTTTGCGCCGCATTCCTCGCAGCGGTACTCGTACATCGGCATAGGCTGACTACTTCTCCTGATGCCGCGGGTGCGGGATTGGTGACAGGGCCTCCTAAATCGCCTCTTCGCCAAGTTTGCGCATGTCGCCGAGAAAGACGTGGACGCACGTCCAGCCGATCAGATGGAAGCTGCCCATGATGACGAACACCGGCAGGTATCCGAAATAGGTAATGAGGTAACCGGGCAGGAGCGCCGTGAAGATGATGCCGCCGAAGCCCCCGAGGAAGCCGCCCAAGCCGGTGACGGAGGCCACGGCGGACTTGGGGAAGACGTCCGAAACCGTGGTGTAGAGGTTCGCCGACCAGCCCTGGTGAGCGGCGGTGGCCAGGGAGATCAGGGCGACGGCCATCCAGGTCTTTGGAGCGACCACGGCGGTGGCGGCGATGGGCATGCACAGCGCGAACAGGCCCATGGTCAGCTTGCGCGCCTTTCCGTTGGGCCAGCCGCGGCGGATGAGGAAACCGCTCAGCCAGCCGCCGAAGACGCTGCCGAAGTCCGCCATCAGGTAGATGACCGGCAGCGCCCAGCCGATCTGCTCCAGGCTCAGCCCCCGCGCCTCCTTGAAATACAGCGTGAGCCATGTCAGATAAAACCACCAGACAGGGTCGGAAAAGAACTTGGCCAGCGCGAAGCCGTAGGTCTGGCGGATTCGCAGGGCCTGCGCCCAGCCGACTCGCGTCTCGACCCGTTCTTCCGGGTCGCTTTCGATGATGGCCAGCTCGGCCTGGTTCACCCACCTGTGCTCGCGCGGCACCCGATAGAAGAACCACCAGAGCGCCAGGCAGATGGCGCCGGTGGACGCGGTGATGAGAAAACAGGTGCGCCAGCCGAGGTGCGAATTCATCCAGACGAACAGGGGCGGCCCGATCATCGTGGCCACGTTCGTCCCGGCGTTGAAGATGCCGGTGGCAAAGGCGCGGTCGCGCTTGGGAAACCACTCTGTTACCGCTTTGATGGCGGCGGGAAAGTTGCCGCTTTCCCCGAGCCCGAGCAGGGCGCGCCAGAAACTCAACTGGAGCCAGCTTGTGCTGAAAGCATGCAGGCCGGCAGCGATGCTCCACAGCGTGATGGCTCCGGCGTAGCCGCGGCGCGTGCCCACGCGGTCGATCCACCAGCCCATCAGCAGAAAGCCGCCGGCGTAAGCGGCTTGAAACGCCGCGCTGACATACCCATACTCGATCTTGGTGAAGTGCAGATCATCGAGAATGACCGGGCTGAGAATGCCGAGGATGATCCTGTCGAGGTAGTTGTTCGTGGTAATCAGGAACAGGAGGGCGAGGATCCACCAACGGGTCTTCGACGGTTGCGGATGCACGAACCCGATTATACTGAAATGTCAAATCCGGTGGCGGTGATTCTGGCGGCTGGCCGGGGCACAAGGCTCCAGGAAGTGACCCGGGACCTGCCGAAGCCCTTGCTGCCGCTGCA
Encoded here:
- the exuT gene encoding hexuronate transporter, producing the protein MHPQPSKTRWWILALLFLITTNNYLDRIILGILSPVILDDLHFTKIEYGYVSAAFQAAYAGGFLLMGWWIDRVGTRRGYAGAITLWSIAAGLHAFSTSWLQLSFWRALLGLGESGNFPAAIKAVTEWFPKRDRAFATGIFNAGTNVATMIGPPLFVWMNSHLGWRTCFLITASTGAICLALWWFFYRVPREHRWVNQAELAIIESDPEERVETRVGWAQALRIRQTYGFALAKFFSDPVWWFYLTWLTLYFKEARGLSLEQIGWALPVIYLMADFGSVFGGWLSGFLIRRGWPNGKARKLTMGLFALCMPIAATAVVAPKTWMAVALISLATAAHQGWSANLYTTVSDVFPKSAVASVTGLGGFLGGFGGIIFTALLPGYLITYFGYLPVFVIMGSFHLIGWTCVHVFLGDMRKLGEEAI